A region of the Pseudarthrobacter phenanthrenivorans Sphe3 genome:
TGCCTCCAGCGGCCGCCCCCGCCGCCGGCAGGGCCGCAGCTGCCAAGGCTGCCGGCCCCAAGGCAGTGGACGGTCCCAAGGCAGTAGACAAGGAGACGACGGCGGGCATCCTCTTTGGCATCGGCGCCTACGGGTTGTGGGGGTTGCTCCCCCTGTACTTCTTCGTCCTGATGCCGGCTGGCGCCGTCGAAATCGTGGCCAACCGTGTGGTGTGGTCGCTGCTGTTCTGCGCACTGCTGATCACCGTCACGCGCGCCTGGTCCGCGCTGGCGGCGGCGCTGCGCAACCGCGCGGTGTTCGGCACCCTGGCGCTCGCCGCCCTCCTCATCGCCGTCAACTGGCTCACCTACACCTACGGCGTGACCACGGGGCAGGCCGTAGAGGCCTCCCTTGGATACTTCATCAACCCGCTGGTGTCCGTCCTGCTGGGGGTTTTCGTTTTGAAGGAGAAGCTGCGTCCGCTGCAGTGGACCGCCGTCGGCATCGGTTTTGTGGCGGTGGGCGTGCTCACCTACTCCTACGGCAAGCTGCCCTGGATCGCACTGACTCTTGCACTCAGCTTTGGCTTGTACGGCTTCGTGAAGAAGCGGGTTGGGCCCAGGGTGGACGCCGTCACCAGCCTCACTGTGGAGAGCATGGTGCTGGCCCCCTTCGCGGCCGCCACCATGGTCTACCTGGCGGCGGCCGGTACAGCCACCCTCACCACCCAGGGCCCCGGCCATTTCTGGCTCCTGCTGGCCTCCGGCGTGATCACGGCGGTGCCGCTGCTGTTCTTCGGGGCTTCGGCGCGCAGGCTTCCCCTGACTACGATCGGCCTGCTGCAGTATTTCGCGCCAGTACTGCAGTTCATCCTCGCCCTGGTGGTGTTCCGCGAAGCGATGACCTTGGACCGGTGGATCGGGTTCGGTGTGGTGTGGATTGCGCTGCTGGTCCTGACCGTGGACATGCTGCGCACCGCCCGCAAAACATCGGTGGCGCGCCGGCGGAGCAAGGCAGCACTGAAATCCTCCTAAAGCACTGTTGCCCGGAACCCGGGTGGAGTAGGTTGCTCGGATGGAGGACTCATATCAGGTCATCGTGATCGGGGCCGGATTCGCCGGCATATCCGCAGCAAAGGAGTTGGGCCGCAAAGGGGTCCGCGTGCTGCTCATCGATTCCAACAACTACCACCAGTTCCAGCCGCTCCTGTACCAGGTGGCCACATCGCAGGTCGGCGTTTCAGCAATCGCCCGGCCCATCAGGTCGGTCTTCCGCCGGCTTCGGAACGTGCGGGTCCTGACCGCGGAAGTAGCTGCCATCGATGCCGCCAACCACACCGTCACCACAGCCGGAGGAGACACGTTCCGGGCCGGGATCCTGGTGGTTGCCGTGGGCGCCGTACCCAACTTCTTCAACATCCCGGGTGCTGAAGAGCACGCCCTTCCATTGTATTCCGTCGTGGACGCCACGCGGCTCGGCACCAGCGTTACGCGGCTGCTGGACCGGGCCGACCGGGAGCCTGGGACACCCGTGGACATGGTGGTGGTAGGCGGCGGTCCCACGGGCGTTGAGACCGCAGGGGCGCTGGCCGAACACATCAAATTCGTGGTTACCAAGTACTTCTCCCCCGAACTCGCTTCCCGGTGCCGCGTGCACCTGGTGGATATGCTTCCCACGGTCCTCACCATGTTCTCGCCGAAGTCCCAGGAATACACCTGGCGGCGCCTGGCGAAGATCGGCGTCCAGCTGCACATGGGCGTATCCGTTGCGGAAGTGCGGGACGACGGCGTGACGCTGGCTGACGGGACAGACATCCCGGGCGGGATCGTGGTCTGGGCCGGCGGACTGAAGGGCGGCAACCTGCTGGCAGGCTCCGGACTGCCGCTGGGGAAAGGTGGCCGGGTGGACGTCGGCACCGATCTTGCTGTTCCCGGCGTCGAGGGCGTGTATGTGGTCGGTGACGCAGCAAACATCACCGATTCCACCGGCGCAAAACTGCCGCAACTCGGCTCGGTGGCCCAGCAGGCCGGCAAGTGGGCTGCCCGGAACATCCACGCCGAACTGAACGGCGGCACCCGCCAGCCGTTCCGCTATACGGACAAGGGCTACATGGCGATGATCGGGCGGGGTGCCGCGGTGGCCGAGCTGGGCCGGAAACGCCTCCAACTCCAGGGGCTGCTGGCATTCCTGTCCTGGCTCCTGGTCCACCTGGCCCTCCTTTCCGGATTCCAGCAGAAAGTCCGGGCCCTGTTCTCCTGGCTTAACGGGTACGTCCTGCATAGTCCGGCGCAGGTGGTCATCGGCGGGCCGGACAACGCCTCCACGTAACAGCCTGTCAAACGCCTGGGCCCCCGGAACTGTAGTTCCGGGGGCCCAGGCGGTGTTCGCGCCGTTGCGAGGGGACGCTAACTCTGGTGCCGGCTACGCGTTGGCCTTGATGGCCGCGGCGAGGACGTCCAGGCCGTCGTTCAGCAGCTCATCGGTGATGACCAGCGGAGGCAGGAGCCGGATCACGTTGCCGTAGGTGCCGCAGGTAAGGATGATGACGCCTTCCTTCAGGCAGGCGGCGGCAACGGCCTTTGTGAGTTCCGGGTTGGGTTCCTTGGACCCGGCGTGGACCAGTTCGATGGCCAGCATGGCGCCGCGGCCGCGCACGTCGCCGATCACGCCGGTTCCGTCGCCGGCCAGCTCGGCCTGCAGTTCCTTGAGGCGGCCGATTGCGATTTCCTCGATGTGGCGGGCCCGGCCGGCGAGGTCGTATTCCTCCATCGTGCCGATGGACGCCAGTGCGGCGGCGCAGGCTACCGGGTTGCCGCCGTAGGTGCCGCCGAGGCCGCCGGGGTGGACGGCGTCGAGCAGGTCGGCGCGGCCGGTGATGGCCGAGAGCGGCATGCCGCCGGCGATCCCCTTGGCCAGGGTCAGGATGTCCGGAACGACGCCCTCGTGGTTGACGGCGAACCATTCGCCGGTGCGGCAGAAGCCGGACTGGACCTCGTCCGCGATGAAGACGATGCCCTTCTCCTTGGCCCAGGCAGCCAGCGCAGGCAGGAAACCCTCAGCCGGGACGATGAACCCGCCCTCACCCTGGATGGGCTCGATGATGATCGCGGCAACCTGGTCCCCGCCGATCTGCTTTTCGATCATGGTGATGGCGCGCTTGGCGGCCTCGGCGCCGGTGATCTCCGGGTTTTCCTCGCGGTACGGGTAGCTCATGGGCATGCGGTAGACCTCGGGCGCGAACGGGCCGAAGTTGGTCTTGTACGGCATGGCCTTGGCGGTCAGCGCCATGGTGAGGTTGGTGCGGCCGTGGTACGCGTGGTCAAAGGCCACGACGGCGTCGCGTCCGGTAGCCAGGCGGGCCACCTTGATGGCGTTCTCCACAGCCTCGGCACCGGAGTTGAACAGGACCGTGCGCTTCTCGTGGTCACCCGGGGTGAGGCGGTTCAACTGCTCCGCCACTGCCACATAGCCCTCGTACGGCGTGACCATGAAGCAGGTATGCGTGAAGTGCTCCACGGCTTCCTTGACGGCCCCGACGACGGCGGGATCGGACGCGCCGACGCTTGTCACGGCAATGCCCGAACCAAGGTCGATGAAGGAGTTGCCGTCGACGTCGTGGATGATCCCGCCGTCGGCGTCTGCAACATAGACGGGCACGCCGGAGGCGACGCCCGCGGCAACGACTGCCTTGCGGCGCTCGGCCAGGGCTACGGACTTGGGGCCCGGGAAGTCTGCCTGTACGCGGCGCTTCTGCTCCAGGCGGAAGGTGATGTCTGATGCGGTGGTGGTCATGGAGGAGCCTTTCGTACTACTGAATTGGGCCCACGCCGGCTGGGTTCCCTGGCCGAAGCGGAGCGAGGTTAGGGTGCCGGTGGGGATTACGCATCAAGTGCGCTCATCACGTGCTTGATGCGCGTGTAGTCCTCCACGCCGTACATGGAGAGGTCCTTGCCGTAGCCGGACTGCTTGAAACCGCCGTGGGGCATTTCGGCGGTTAGGAGGATGTGGGTGTTAATCCAGACGGCGCCGAAGTCCAGGTCACGGCTCAGCCGCATGGCTGTGCCGTGGTTGGTGGTCCACACGCTGGAAGCCAGCGCGTACTCGACGTCGTTCGCCAGTTCCACGGCCTCTTCCTCCGTGCTGAACCGCTGCACCGTGATGACCGGGCCGAACGTCTCCTTCTGGACGATGTCGTCAGTCTGCTTGGCGCCGGTGATGATGGTCGGCTCGAAGAAGTAGCCCTTCTCCCCCGCCCGGTGGCCGCCGGTTTCGATCCGGCAGTTGGCGGGCAGGTTCTCCACCACCGAAGTGACGGCGTTGAAGTGGTTGATGTTGTTCAGCGGGCCGAAGTAGTTGTCCTCGTCGTTCTGCGAACCGGTGCGCAGGGTCCTGGTGTGCTCCACCATGGCTGCCACCACGTCGTCGTGCACGGAATCCTCCACCAGCACACGGGTGATGGCGGTGCAGTCCTGGCCGGCGTTGAAGAAGGCGAACTCTGCGATGGCCGCGGCGCTCTTCTTGATGTCGGCGTCCTTGAACACTATTGCCGGGGCCTTGCCGCCGAGTTCCAGGTGCGCGCGTTTGAGGCCCTTGGCCGCACCGGCGGCCACGGCGATGCCGGCGCGGACGGAGCCGGTGATGGATACCAGGCCGGGGACCTTGTGCTCCACCATCATGGAGCCGGTCTCGCCGGTGCCGAGCACCACGTTCAGGACGCCGGCCGGCAGGATCTCCCCTGCGAGGCGGGCCAGGACCAGGGTGGATTCGGGGGTGGTGTCCGAGGGCTTCAGGACTACGGTGTTGCCGGCCGCGAGCGCGGGGCCGATCTTCCAGATGGCCATCAGGAAGGGGTAGTTCCAGGGTGCCACCTGGGCCACGACACCGATGGGTTCCCGGCGGACGTAGGAGGTGTGGCCCTCGAAGTACTCGCCGGCGGACTTGCCTTCTAGGATGCGGGCGGCCCCGGCGAAGAAGCGCAACTGGTCGGCGCCTGCGGCAATTTCCTCCGAGGCGATGAGCGAGCGCACCTGGCCGGTGTTCCGGTGCTGGGCCTCCACGAGTTCGTCGCTGTTGGCCTCGATGGCGTCGGCAAGCTTGAGGAGCATGAGCTGGCGCTGGCCGGGGGTGACGTGCTTCCAGGTCCTGAAGGCGTCCTTGGCTGCGGTCATGGCGGCGTCCACGTCTGCCTGCACCGAGACGGGCGACTGTGCCACCACTTCACCGTTGGTGGGGTTCACGATGTCCAGCAGCACGGTGCCGGCAGGGGTGACGAACTTCCCGTTGATGAAGTTCTGCAAGGTTTGGACCACGGTGTGCAACCTCTTTCTGTGGGGCCATCGGCTGTAGGGCGGATGGATGGAACTGCCTTGAGCCTATGCCAGCGCCACATGGGAGTGAATAGCCACCTGCACACCCTTCCCGGATCTTTTTAGTGCGGTTGCCCAGCGGCCCTTTATCCTTGTCCCATGGCCATTTCCCTTGCCGCCCTGCTGGGTGTGAAGTCCCT
Encoded here:
- the rarD gene encoding EamA family transporter RarD, yielding MGSVPTPEGSSPAAVPPAAAPAAGRAAAAKAAGPKAVDGPKAVDKETTAGILFGIGAYGLWGLLPLYFFVLMPAGAVEIVANRVVWSLLFCALLITVTRAWSALAAALRNRAVFGTLALAALLIAVNWLTYTYGVTTGQAVEASLGYFINPLVSVLLGVFVLKEKLRPLQWTAVGIGFVAVGVLTYSYGKLPWIALTLALSFGLYGFVKKRVGPRVDAVTSLTVESMVLAPFAAATMVYLAAAGTATLTTQGPGHFWLLLASGVITAVPLLFFGASARRLPLTTIGLLQYFAPVLQFILALVVFREAMTLDRWIGFGVVWIALLVLTVDMLRTARKTSVARRRSKAALKSS
- a CDS encoding NAD(P)/FAD-dependent oxidoreductase translates to MEDSYQVIVIGAGFAGISAAKELGRKGVRVLLIDSNNYHQFQPLLYQVATSQVGVSAIARPIRSVFRRLRNVRVLTAEVAAIDAANHTVTTAGGDTFRAGILVVAVGAVPNFFNIPGAEEHALPLYSVVDATRLGTSVTRLLDRADREPGTPVDMVVVGGGPTGVETAGALAEHIKFVVTKYFSPELASRCRVHLVDMLPTVLTMFSPKSQEYTWRRLAKIGVQLHMGVSVAEVRDDGVTLADGTDIPGGIVVWAGGLKGGNLLAGSGLPLGKGGRVDVGTDLAVPGVEGVYVVGDAANITDSTGAKLPQLGSVAQQAGKWAARNIHAELNGGTRQPFRYTDKGYMAMIGRGAAVAELGRKRLQLQGLLAFLSWLLVHLALLSGFQQKVRALFSWLNGYVLHSPAQVVIGGPDNAST
- the gabT gene encoding 4-aminobutyrate--2-oxoglutarate transaminase, with protein sequence MTTTASDITFRLEQKRRVQADFPGPKSVALAERRKAVVAAGVASGVPVYVADADGGIIHDVDGNSFIDLGSGIAVTSVGASDPAVVGAVKEAVEHFTHTCFMVTPYEGYVAVAEQLNRLTPGDHEKRTVLFNSGAEAVENAIKVARLATGRDAVVAFDHAYHGRTNLTMALTAKAMPYKTNFGPFAPEVYRMPMSYPYREENPEITGAEAAKRAITMIEKQIGGDQVAAIIIEPIQGEGGFIVPAEGFLPALAAWAKEKGIVFIADEVQSGFCRTGEWFAVNHEGVVPDILTLAKGIAGGMPLSAITGRADLLDAVHPGGLGGTYGGNPVACAAALASIGTMEEYDLAGRARHIEEIAIGRLKELQAELAGDGTGVIGDVRGRGAMLAIELVHAGSKEPNPELTKAVAAACLKEGVIILTCGTYGNVIRLLPPLVITDELLNDGLDVLAAAIKANA
- a CDS encoding gamma-aminobutyraldehyde dehydrogenase → MVQTLQNFINGKFVTPAGTVLLDIVNPTNGEVVAQSPVSVQADVDAAMTAAKDAFRTWKHVTPGQRQLMLLKLADAIEANSDELVEAQHRNTGQVRSLIASEEIAAGADQLRFFAGAARILEGKSAGEYFEGHTSYVRREPIGVVAQVAPWNYPFLMAIWKIGPALAAGNTVVLKPSDTTPESTLVLARLAGEILPAGVLNVVLGTGETGSMMVEHKVPGLVSITGSVRAGIAVAAGAAKGLKRAHLELGGKAPAIVFKDADIKKSAAAIAEFAFFNAGQDCTAITRVLVEDSVHDDVVAAMVEHTRTLRTGSQNDEDNYFGPLNNINHFNAVTSVVENLPANCRIETGGHRAGEKGYFFEPTIITGAKQTDDIVQKETFGPVITVQRFSTEEEAVELANDVEYALASSVWTTNHGTAMRLSRDLDFGAVWINTHILLTAEMPHGGFKQSGYGKDLSMYGVEDYTRIKHVMSALDA